Proteins encoded together in one Chitinophaga sp. LS1 window:
- a CDS encoding amidohydrolase/deacetylase family metallohydrolase — MRFLIFLMLAGSALHAQQYSLLIKNGHVIDPRNHIDAVMDIALREDTIARVAPHIDATKAATVIDAKGLYVTPGLIDIHTHNFIGTTPNRYLNNSYSAVAPDGFTFRCGVTTVVDAGSSGWRSFETFLDQTIRHSQTRVLAFLNIVGGGMRGGPYEQDTNDMDAKMTALTIRQYKKYLVGIKVAHFEGAEWTPVDRAVQAGEMTGTPVMIDFGGSNPPLPLNELFEKHLRPGDIFTHVYANVKGRMPIVDENGKVPDYIWAARKKGILFDVGHGGTSFSYKIAMPAMKAGFLPNTISTDIHTGSMNAAMKDLLNVMSKTMAMGMSFNALIKATTDDAAKAIRHEELGALSENTVADIAILRLEKGQFGYADPMGVKLEGKERIACEVTIRAGKVVYDLNGLADSISVQTEN, encoded by the coding sequence ATGAGGTTTTTAATATTTCTCATGCTGGCTGGGAGTGCTTTGCATGCACAACAATACAGCCTCCTCATAAAAAACGGGCACGTCATTGACCCGCGCAATCATATTGATGCAGTCATGGATATTGCACTCAGAGAAGATACCATTGCCAGGGTAGCACCACACATCGATGCTACGAAAGCCGCCACCGTCATTGATGCAAAAGGATTGTACGTGACGCCGGGCCTTATTGATATTCATACACATAATTTCATTGGCACCACGCCTAACAGGTATTTAAATAACAGTTACAGTGCCGTAGCACCAGATGGTTTTACATTCCGTTGTGGTGTAACGACAGTAGTAGATGCCGGTAGCTCCGGATGGCGCAGCTTTGAAACGTTTTTGGATCAGACCATCCGTCATTCGCAAACGAGGGTATTGGCCTTTCTTAATATTGTAGGTGGTGGTATGCGGGGTGGTCCTTATGAACAGGATACGAATGATATGGATGCAAAGATGACGGCACTGACCATTCGCCAGTATAAGAAATACTTAGTAGGGATCAAGGTGGCACACTTTGAAGGTGCGGAATGGACACCCGTGGATAGAGCGGTACAGGCAGGAGAGATGACGGGAACACCGGTAATGATTGACTTTGGGGGTAGTAATCCGCCTTTGCCACTCAATGAATTGTTTGAAAAGCACCTGCGCCCCGGCGATATCTTTACCCATGTATATGCCAATGTAAAAGGACGTATGCCTATCGTAGATGAAAATGGAAAAGTGCCTGATTACATCTGGGCAGCACGTAAAAAAGGTATCCTCTTCGATGTGGGACATGGTGGCACCAGCTTTTCCTACAAGATCGCGATGCCTGCTATGAAAGCAGGTTTCCTACCCAATACGATCAGCACGGATATTCACACAGGCAGTATGAATGCTGCCATGAAAGACCTGCTGAATGTGATGTCGAAAACCATGGCAATGGGTATGAGTTTTAATGCGCTGATCAAAGCAACGACGGATGATGCTGCAAAAGCCATTCGTCACGAAGAACTGGGTGCACTTTCAGAAAATACCGTGGCAGACATTGCTATTTTAAGATTAGAGAAAGGGCAGTTTGGCTATGCAGATCCTATGGGTGTAAAACTGGAAGGGAAAGAAAGGATCGCCTGCGAAGTCACCATTCGTGCGGGTAAGGTCGTGTATGACCTGAATGGCCTGGCGGATAGTATCTCAGTACAAACCGAAAATTAA
- a CDS encoding RraA family protein, translated as MKLFFLIPLCLLMNRVAAQTISKEELIFLTADWKGERFPDGRPRIPDAVIAQAKEVGLDDVWTILEGEGYHCQFEGGFKMIHPDSVIAGRALTAMFIPARPDIEAHLKERGQQKGWKGNSNSWPIQQLTKGDVYVADGFGKIADGTLIGSTLGNAIYARSGNGVVFNASARDLEGLEDIPGFNALVRDWDPSFLKNVMLSGMNVPIRIGKAVVLPGDLVLTSKEGVIFVPAHLAEKVIGIAAFIQVKDAFSFEMLKTGKYTPGELDNNWTDAIRLAFLEWQHKQAGKAPMTRQELDKMLEKRTW; from the coding sequence ATGAAACTGTTTTTTTTGATTCCACTCTGTCTGCTGATGAATCGTGTAGCAGCGCAGACAATATCCAAAGAGGAACTGATATTTTTAACGGCCGACTGGAAAGGAGAACGCTTTCCGGACGGCCGTCCCCGTATTCCTGATGCTGTGATTGCACAGGCAAAAGAAGTAGGGCTGGATGATGTATGGACAATATTGGAAGGAGAAGGATACCATTGCCAGTTTGAAGGTGGATTTAAAATGATCCATCCGGATAGCGTGATTGCAGGTAGAGCACTGACAGCCATGTTTATTCCAGCCAGACCGGATATAGAAGCACATCTGAAAGAACGCGGACAACAAAAAGGCTGGAAAGGCAATAGTAATTCATGGCCCATACAGCAATTGACGAAAGGTGATGTATATGTGGCTGATGGATTTGGTAAAATTGCGGATGGTACACTGATCGGTTCTACATTAGGGAATGCCATCTATGCCCGCTCCGGCAATGGTGTAGTCTTCAATGCATCGGCGCGTGATCTGGAAGGGCTGGAAGACATTCCGGGTTTTAATGCGCTGGTGAGAGACTGGGATCCATCCTTCTTGAAAAACGTAATGTTGTCTGGTATGAATGTACCCATTCGTATAGGAAAGGCAGTCGTACTGCCGGGTGACTTAGTATTAACCTCCAAAGAAGGCGTTATTTTCGTGCCCGCTCATCTCGCAGAAAAAGTAATTGGTATCGCTGCCTTTATACAGGTTAAAGATGCATTTAGTTTTGAGATGCTGAAGACTGGAAAATATACGCCCGGAGAACTGGACAACAACTGGACAGACGCTATCAGACTGGCTTTTCTGGAATGGCAGCATAAGCAGGCGGGTAAGGCACCTATGACCAGACAGGAGCTGGACAAAATGTTAGAAAAACGAACCTGGTAA
- a CDS encoding bile acid:sodium symporter family protein — MNHLGPYIIGFWVLLAILFSRKPQTRGYVYTLMIFAAVTTSLYYPQYFTRIGDYDLAKLITPLLQIIMFGMGTAMSLRDFYGVIKMPMGVLTGVLCHFTIMPFIGWGLAHLFKFPPEIAAGVVLIGTVPCGMASNVISYLAKANLALSVTLTAISTMLAPFVTPLLMRWLAGSYIDISVTHMMWDIFKMVILPVAAGLVFNHFLSGRAKWLDNVMPKISMAAIGFIIVIITAHGRDSLLDVGLLLILSSLIHNLSGYGLGYWLCKLIRMKEQDCRTIAIEVGMQNGGLASAIAKSMGKIATVGLAPAVFGPLMNVTGSLLASWWHRHPPEE; from the coding sequence ATGAATCATCTCGGCCCTTATATTATTGGTTTTTGGGTACTTTTAGCAATATTATTTTCCAGAAAACCACAGACCCGCGGCTACGTGTATACGTTAATGATCTTTGCCGCTGTGACAACTTCGCTATACTATCCGCAATATTTTACCCGGATTGGGGATTACGACCTTGCAAAACTAATCACACCTTTATTACAGATCATCATGTTCGGCATGGGAACAGCCATGAGTCTCCGTGATTTTTACGGTGTGATCAAAATGCCTATGGGTGTGCTGACAGGTGTACTTTGTCATTTCACGATCATGCCTTTTATTGGCTGGGGGCTGGCGCATCTCTTTAAGTTTCCCCCGGAGATCGCTGCCGGCGTGGTATTGATAGGCACCGTGCCTTGTGGCATGGCGTCGAACGTTATCTCTTATCTGGCAAAAGCGAACCTCGCATTGTCAGTAACGCTCACGGCTATTTCCACGATGCTGGCACCTTTCGTTACACCATTGCTCATGCGCTGGCTGGCAGGCAGTTATATCGATATCAGTGTCACTCATATGATGTGGGACATTTTTAAAATGGTGATCCTGCCGGTGGCAGCGGGTCTGGTCTTCAATCATTTTTTGAGTGGCAGGGCGAAATGGCTGGACAATGTGATGCCTAAGATCTCCATGGCTGCCATTGGATTTATCATTGTGATCATTACTGCCCATGGGCGGGATAGCTTGCTGGATGTAGGTTTATTATTGATTCTCAGTTCCCTGATACACAATTTATCAGGTTATGGACTGGGATACTGGTTGTGTAAGCTGATCCGGATGAAGGAGCAGGATTGCCGTACCATAGCAATAGAAGTAGGAATGCAAAATGGAGGGCTGGCATCTGCGATAGCGAAAAGTATGGGTAAGATAGCGACGGTAGGGTTGGCGCCGGCCGTGTTCGGCCCGTTGATGAATGTAACGGGGTCTTTGCTGGCCAGCTGGTGGCATAGGCATCCCCCTGAAGAATAA
- a CDS encoding sugar phosphate isomerase/epimerase family protein: MNSHSHRRDFLRQLALYTMGAGMVPTILAACNNGQSTKESDTKDTTAATKAEALGTARSLFFKISLAEWSFHKALFANQMSHLDFPVKAKKDFGIEAVEYVNQFFKDKAKDKGYLADLKKRCSDNGVRSVLIMCDGEGEMGDQDAKKRHQAVENHYKWVEAAEYLGCHAIRVNAAGEGKPEDVAKAVIESLSKLSEFASTHNINVIVENHGGISSNGKWLSGVMKTINRPNCGTLPDFGNFCLNRTKPEANTPEAWAKTKCLEEYDRYEGVTELMPFAKGASAKTYDFDANGNCVETDYHKMLKIVKEAGYTGHIGIEYEGNQLSEDEGVRKTLALLKKVGEELS, encoded by the coding sequence ATGAACTCTCACTCTCATCGTCGGGATTTCCTTCGTCAACTGGCATTGTACACAATGGGCGCCGGCATGGTTCCAACTATTCTGGCCGCCTGTAATAATGGGCAATCAACAAAAGAATCAGATACAAAGGATACCACAGCCGCCACCAAAGCGGAAGCGCTGGGTACAGCCAGGTCTTTGTTCTTCAAAATTTCCCTGGCAGAATGGTCCTTCCACAAGGCATTATTTGCGAACCAGATGAGCCACCTTGACTTCCCGGTGAAAGCCAAAAAAGATTTCGGCATTGAGGCAGTAGAATATGTAAACCAGTTCTTTAAGGACAAAGCAAAAGATAAAGGCTACCTGGCTGATCTGAAAAAACGCTGTAGTGACAATGGTGTAAGGAGTGTATTGATCATGTGTGATGGCGAAGGAGAAATGGGCGATCAGGATGCAAAGAAGAGGCACCAGGCGGTGGAGAATCATTATAAATGGGTGGAAGCCGCAGAATACCTGGGGTGTCACGCCATCCGCGTCAACGCTGCCGGCGAAGGTAAGCCGGAGGATGTAGCCAAAGCAGTGATAGAATCCCTCTCTAAATTATCAGAATTCGCAAGTACCCATAATATCAACGTAATTGTAGAAAACCATGGCGGCATCTCATCTAATGGTAAATGGCTGTCTGGTGTCATGAAAACAATCAACCGCCCTAACTGCGGCACCCTCCCTGATTTTGGCAACTTCTGCCTGAACAGAACAAAACCCGAAGCCAATACGCCTGAAGCATGGGCAAAAACAAAATGCCTGGAAGAATATGACCGCTACGAAGGGGTCACAGAGCTCATGCCCTTTGCGAAAGGCGCCAGTGCCAAAACCTATGATTTCGATGCAAATGGTAACTGTGTAGAAACAGACTATCATAAAATGCTGAAGATCGTGAAAGAGGCCGGTTATACAGGTCATATCGGTATAGAATACGAGGGCAACCAATTGTCCGAAGATGAAGGGGTGAGAAAAACATTAGCACTCCTTAAGAAAGTGGGAGAGGAACTTAGCTAA
- a CDS encoding MgtC/SapB family protein: protein MDEFMHLDAAPIALKMAVSTGIGMLVGMERKWSQKEAGIRTFSIVALLGMLSAVISEQFIIISMIGVFLLVIAINARSLLAERQVEITTSAALIVNCVLGILVGLGHIFTPVAGAIVMTMLLAWKSELNKFAGGLLPSEIRSAILLGLIGFVIYPILPDKYIDRWELFNPSDAWISIIAIAGIGFVNYVFLRIFSTGGLYLGAVFGGLVNSSATVAEMSSRVQTSGLTSKMTTLCMLTTIAMFARNLVIATLFSPASLSSTLIPLLAMSIVAALFIWRDKIHETKITEDTGTLKLASPISLPKVLWFGLLFILIQVGGTLLTRVFGSYGLLATGVFGGLVSSASTTAAAATMAMHNRISPALAGNVAILSSLASAVVNLPLVWKNIQDKGVVRKLTIELMVVLGVGIILVILDRIFQLSEMLLKL, encoded by the coding sequence ATGGATGAATTCATGCACTTAGATGCGGCGCCCATCGCTTTGAAAATGGCAGTTTCCACTGGCATAGGCATGCTGGTGGGCATGGAAAGAAAATGGTCTCAAAAAGAGGCGGGTATCCGTACATTCTCTATAGTAGCCTTACTGGGTATGCTAAGTGCCGTGATCAGCGAGCAGTTTATCATTATCTCCATGATTGGCGTATTTCTGCTGGTCATTGCTATTAATGCACGGAGTCTGCTGGCGGAAAGACAGGTAGAAATCACGACTTCTGCCGCCCTTATCGTCAATTGTGTATTAGGGATCCTCGTGGGATTAGGCCATATATTCACACCTGTGGCCGGTGCGATTGTAATGACGATGCTGCTGGCCTGGAAATCAGAACTGAATAAATTTGCCGGAGGATTGCTGCCATCAGAAATCAGAAGCGCCATTTTGCTGGGATTGATCGGCTTTGTCATTTATCCTATCCTGCCTGATAAATATATTGATCGCTGGGAACTTTTTAATCCCAGTGATGCCTGGATCAGCATCATTGCCATTGCGGGTATTGGCTTTGTGAACTATGTATTTCTGCGGATCTTCAGTACTGGTGGATTGTACCTGGGTGCTGTATTCGGAGGATTGGTGAACAGTAGCGCCACCGTGGCTGAAATGAGCTCGCGGGTGCAAACATCAGGTCTTACGTCGAAAATGACGACACTCTGCATGCTGACCACCATTGCCATGTTTGCCCGTAACCTGGTGATTGCCACCTTATTTTCACCGGCTTCTTTATCGTCTACCCTGATTCCATTACTGGCCATGTCCATTGTGGCCGCTCTTTTTATATGGAGAGATAAAATCCATGAAACCAAAATTACGGAGGATACCGGTACGCTAAAACTCGCCTCCCCTATTTCATTGCCTAAGGTATTATGGTTCGGCTTATTGTTCATCCTGATCCAGGTAGGTGGCACCTTGCTGACAAGGGTATTTGGCTCTTATGGTTTACTGGCTACCGGTGTATTTGGGGGATTGGTAAGTAGCGCCAGTACGACGGCAGCAGCAGCTACCATGGCCATGCACAACAGAATCAGTCCGGCGCTGGCAGGGAACGTAGCGATCCTATCCTCACTGGCAAGTGCAGTGGTGAATCTGCCACTTGTCTGGAAAAATATTCAGGATAAAGGAGTAGTGAGAAAGCTTACGATTGAGTTGATGGTTGTGCTGGGTGTAGGTATTATATTAGTGATACTGGACAGGATTTTCCAGCTCTCAGAAATGCTTTTGAAATTATAG
- a CDS encoding FecR domain-containing protein: MPLNSKSSKWLYIIIVLILCGAAIGMWYFKQGKKPALASFREAQVNYTAHEGIMGTRTSLTLPDSTEILLNGNSTLLVPDNYAQTHVLLLDGEAWISTKHAIKLVTNILTITNTAPVSFRIRCFEAQQGATAYLGSGTIQVAKSYHSTTDNQAETLGIGNMVLANKEIDLMEKETYQPAELDHWLKGELAFSKVPFMNAMHTLEEWYGTEIYVDGDVSGLPVLDGSFPNQSLEQVLQSMQKSMSFSYQFKGDRVKLKIK; this comes from the coding sequence GTGCCTTTAAATTCAAAGTCCAGCAAGTGGCTGTATATCATTATCGTTCTTATCTTATGTGGGGCCGCCATCGGTATGTGGTATTTCAAACAGGGAAAGAAGCCTGCCCTGGCATCGTTCAGGGAGGCGCAGGTCAATTATACCGCTCATGAGGGGATCATGGGTACCCGTACCAGCCTTACATTGCCAGATAGCACTGAGATATTGCTGAATGGGAATTCGACCCTGCTGGTACCTGACAACTATGCACAAACACATGTTTTATTGCTGGATGGAGAAGCCTGGATCAGCACTAAACATGCTATTAAGCTGGTTACCAATATTCTCACTATCACCAATACCGCTCCTGTCAGTTTCAGAATTCGCTGCTTTGAGGCACAACAGGGTGCAACCGCCTACCTGGGTAGCGGTACAATACAGGTAGCTAAATCCTACCATTCAACTACTGATAACCAGGCAGAAACTTTAGGTATAGGCAATATGGTGCTGGCGAATAAAGAAATAGACCTGATGGAAAAAGAGACTTACCAGCCTGCAGAACTGGATCATTGGTTAAAAGGTGAGTTGGCCTTTTCCAAAGTACCGTTTATGAATGCAATGCATACACTGGAAGAATGGTATGGTACGGAAATTTATGTAGATGGTGATGTGTCGGGACTGCCTGTTTTAGATGGAAGTTTTCCTAATCAATCACTGGAACAGGTATTACAGTCAATGCAAAAATCAATGTCTTTTTCCTATCAGTTCAAAGGAGACAGGGTGAAATTGAAGATAAAGTAA